GTCGCGGCGCGTGCGAGCAGGAAACCGTCGACGAGACGTCCGGCGAAGCGGACGCGGACGCGGACGCCCGGACGGGCGTCCGCGTCCAGGTCGCGCGGGATCAGGTAGTCGAACTCCCGGTCGAGGTGCGGAACCGGTAGCAGCGGGAGAACCCGCGCAACCGGATCGACCTCGGCGGCGTCGAAATCAGCAGCCACCCGGGCCCGATCGGAATCTACAGACCGGCGGCCGCGCGCAGCTTGTCGGCGCGGTCGGTGTTCTCCCACGGCAGGTCGATGTCGGTACGGCCGAAGTGGCCGTACGCAGCGGTCTGCGCGTAGATCGGGCGCAGCAGGTCGAGGTCACGGATGATCGCTCCCGGGCGCAGGTCGAAGACCTCGCCGATGGCCTGCTGGATGCGGGCCGGGTCGGTCTTCTCGGTGCCGAAGGTCTCGACGAACAGACCCACCGGAGCAGCCTTGCCGATCGCGTAGGCGACCTGCACCTCGATGCGGTCGGCGAGACCGGCGGCGACGGCGGTCTTGGCGACCCAGCGCATCGCGTAGGCGGCCGAACGGTCGACCTTCGACGGATCCTTGCCGGAGAACGCGCCACCACCGTGGCGGGCCATGCCGCCGTAGGTGTCGACGATGATCTTGCGGCCGGTGAGGCCGGCGTCGCCCATCGGGCCGCCGAGGACGAACGATCCGGACGGGTTGACCAGCAGACGCACATCGGCCGTGTCGAGATCGGCCAGGTTCGGGTCGGCGAGTACCGCGTCGACGACGTGGGTGCGCAGATCCGGCGTGAGCAGGTTGTTCAGATCGATGTCGGCGGCGTGCTGCGTCGAGATGACGATCGTGTCGAGACGGACGGGCTTGTCGTCGGCGTACTCGATGGTGACCTGGGTCTTGCCGTCGGGACGCAGGTACGGCAGAACCCCCGACTTGCGGACCTCGGTGAGCCGGCGCGACAGGCGATGTGCGAGGGAGATCGGCAGCGGCATGAGTTCGGGCGTATCGGAGCAGGCGTAGCCGAACATCAGGCCTTGGTCGCCGGCGC
This window of the Rhodococcus pyridinivorans genome carries:
- the metK gene encoding methionine adenosyltransferase, with the translated sequence MSKTGGRLFTSESVTEGHPDKICDAISDSVLDALLTEDPRARVAVETLVTTGQVHVVGEVTTSAYADIPKIVRDRVLEIGYDSSSKGFDGNSCGVNIAIGAQSPEIAGGVDVSHEARSGVLTDDEVARQGAGDQGLMFGYACSDTPELMPLPISLAHRLSRRLTEVRKSGVLPYLRPDGKTQVTIEYADDKPVRLDTIVISTQHAADIDLNNLLTPDLRTHVVDAVLADPNLADLDTADVRLLVNPSGSFVLGGPMGDAGLTGRKIIVDTYGGMARHGGGAFSGKDPSKVDRSAAYAMRWVAKTAVAAGLADRIEVQVAYAIGKAAPVGLFVETFGTEKTDPARIQQAIGEVFDLRPGAIIRDLDLLRPIYAQTAAYGHFGRTDIDLPWENTDRADKLRAAAGL